A part of Miscanthus floridulus cultivar M001 chromosome 6, ASM1932011v1, whole genome shotgun sequence genomic DNA contains:
- the LOC136458654 gene encoding acidic endochitinase-like, which translates to MAANLKWPPVLALLLVAAMVGSTSAGNIAVYWGQNGNEGTLADTCNSGLYAYVILAFLTTFGNGQTPVLNLAGHCDPGSGGCTGLSSDIQSCQSQGIKVLLSIGGASGSYGLSSTDDANSVADYLWNRYLGGSDGSTRPLGAAVLDGVDFDIENGQSAHYDDLANALKGKGSVLLSAAPQCPYPDASLGPALQTGQFDNVWIQFYNNPGCAYANGDDTNLVNAWSTWTSSVTAGSFYLGVPASTQAAGSGYIDPGTLTGTVIPAIQGVGKYGGIMVWNRFYDVQNSYSSQVKGSV; encoded by the coding sequence ATGGCGGCTAATCTCAAGTGGCCTCCTGTTCTGGCCCTTCTCCTCGTTGCTGCCATGGTTGGCAGCACCAGTGCTGGCAATATCGCCGTGTACTGGGGCCAGAACGGCAACGAAGGCACCCTGGCGGACACCTGCAACTCCGGGCTCTACGCCTACGTCATCCTCGCGTTCCTCACGACCTTCGGCAACGGACAGACCCCGGTCCTGAACCTCGCCGGGCACTGTGACCCGGGCTCCGGCGGCTGCACGGGCCTGAGCAGCGACATCCAGAGCTGCCAGTCGCAGGGCATCAAGGTGCTCCTCTCCATCGGCGGCGCCAGCGGCAGCTACGGCCTCTCCTCCACCGACGACGCCAACAGCGTGGCCGACTACCTGTGGAACCGCTACCTGGGCGGCAGCGACGGCTCGACCCGCCCGCTCGGCGCGGCCGTGCTCGACGGCGTCGACTTCGACATCGAGAACGGGCAGTCGGCGCACTACGACGACCTGGCGAACGCGCTCAAGGGCAAAGGGAGCGTGCTGCTGTCGGCGGCGCCGCAGTGCCCCTACCCGGACGCGTCGCTGGGGCCCGCGCTGCAGACGGGGCAGTTCGACAACGTGTGGATCCAGTTCTACAACAACCCCGGGTGCGCGTACGCCAACGGCGACGACACCAACCTGGTGAACGCTTGGAGCACGTGGACCAGCAGCGTCACGGCGGGGAGCTTCTACCTCGGCGTGCCGGCGTCGACCCAGGCCGCCGGCAGCGGGTACATCGATCCCGGCACGCTGACGGGCACGGTGATCCCCGCCATCCAGGGCGTTGGCAAGTACGGCGGCATCATGGTGTGGAACCGCTTCTACGACGTGCAGAACAGCTACAGCAGCCAGGTGAAGGGCAGCGTCTGA